One Pseudorhodoplanes sinuspersici DNA segment encodes these proteins:
- a CDS encoding RT0821/Lpp0805 family surface protein, translating into MTGLFSRFTVGQIVYRRMRPARLCRPLACAGAMMIASLAAGCSTSYQLGSMFGKDEDKPVQTGSVPVVARADEQAPHMPPASDLAYAKMAAAEILSRGAKDSSQPWENPQSGARGTVTPLAASYRMEGALCRDFLASYVAEGEESWMQGEACRGGKGKWEIRRLKPWRRT; encoded by the coding sequence GTGACCGGCCTGTTCTCGCGTTTTACCGTCGGGCAGATCGTATATAGGCGAATGCGCCCGGCGCGCCTATGCCGGCCGCTGGCATGCGCGGGCGCGATGATGATCGCCAGCCTAGCGGCCGGTTGCAGCACCAGTTACCAGCTCGGATCGATGTTCGGAAAGGACGAGGATAAACCTGTCCAGACGGGCTCGGTCCCGGTTGTGGCGCGCGCTGACGAGCAGGCGCCGCATATGCCGCCGGCCTCCGATCTGGCCTATGCGAAGATGGCTGCGGCGGAAATCCTCAGCCGAGGAGCCAAGGATTCGAGCCAGCCCTGGGAAAATCCGCAATCGGGGGCGAGGGGCACGGTGACACCCTTGGCCGCTTCCTATCGAATGGAAGGTGCTTTGTGCCGCGATTTCCTCGCAAGCTATGTGGCCGAGGGGGAGGAATCCTGGATGCAGGGGGAGGCCTGCCGGGGTGGTAAGGGGAAATGGGAGATACGCCGTCTCAAACCATGGCGGCGAACGTGA
- a CDS encoding SDR family NAD(P)-dependent oxidoreductase — MPPSSDNGPRRTLLLTGASRGIGHATVKRFSAAGWRVITCSRHPFPENCPWEAGPEDHIQVDLSSPENTAEAIEEIKRRLPDGQLNALVNNAAISPKAEGGKRLSAIGTDIKVWQHVFQVNFFAPIMLARGLIDQLKVGHGSVVNVTSIAGSRVHPFAGAAYATSKAALASLTREMAADFGPLGIRVNAIAPGEIDTAILSPGTEKIVEQQIPMHRLGTPDEVAKIIYVLCTETSSYVHGAEIHINGGQHV, encoded by the coding sequence ATGCCCCCGTCGTCCGATAACGGCCCACGCCGCACGCTGCTACTGACCGGCGCCAGCCGTGGCATTGGGCATGCGACGGTGAAACGCTTTTCGGCCGCGGGCTGGCGGGTGATCACCTGCTCGCGTCATCCGTTTCCAGAAAACTGTCCGTGGGAAGCAGGTCCCGAAGATCACATCCAGGTCGACCTCAGCAGCCCTGAAAATACCGCCGAAGCAATTGAAGAGATCAAACGGCGGCTGCCCGACGGGCAACTGAATGCGCTGGTGAACAACGCCGCGATTTCGCCGAAGGCCGAGGGCGGCAAGCGGCTGAGCGCAATCGGCACCGATATCAAGGTCTGGCAGCATGTCTTTCAGGTGAATTTCTTCGCACCGATCATGCTGGCGCGCGGCCTGATTGATCAGTTGAAAGTCGGGCATGGCTCGGTGGTGAATGTGACCTCGATTGCCGGCTCGCGTGTGCATCCTTTCGCCGGCGCGGCTTACGCAACTTCCAAGGCCGCCCTGGCATCGCTCACGCGGGAAATGGCTGCCGATTTCGGCCCGCTCGGCATTCGGGTGAATGCCATCGCACCGGGAGAAATTGACACGGCGATCCTGTCGCCGGGAACGGAAAAGATTGTCGAACAGCAGATCCCGATGCACCGCCTTGGTACCCCGGACGAAGTCGCGAAGATCATTTACGTGCTGTGCACGGAGACGTCGTCATACGTGCATGGTGCCGAGATTCACATCAACGGCGGCCAGCACGTCTGA
- a CDS encoding RNA polymerase sigma factor: MSSFRQDVETNVPALRRYARALTRDGELADDLVQDTLVRALRSEHLFHGGEIRSWLFTILTNLNRNRLRSLARRPSTSTLEDNDAPDSAGPEAGGRDIERALDLLVDDQKQALLLVVLEGLSYREVAEVQGVPIGTVMSRLARARAQIKAYLDGERPVLRRVK; this comes from the coding sequence ATGAGCAGCTTTCGGCAGGATGTGGAGACCAACGTTCCAGCGTTGCGGCGCTATGCGCGGGCGCTGACGCGTGACGGTGAACTGGCGGACGATCTCGTGCAGGACACACTGGTCCGCGCCTTGCGCTCGGAACATCTGTTCCACGGCGGGGAGATCCGGTCATGGCTGTTCACCATCCTAACCAATCTCAATCGCAATCGCCTGCGTTCGCTGGCACGCCGGCCCTCGACCTCAACGCTGGAAGATAATGACGCACCGGATTCTGCCGGTCCCGAAGCCGGCGGCCGCGACATCGAGCGGGCGCTCGATCTTCTGGTTGACGATCAAAAGCAGGCACTGCTGCTGGTGGTGCTGGAGGGACTGTCCTATCGCGAAGTCGCCGAGGTTCAGGGGGTACCGATCGGCACGGTGATGTCGCGGCTGGCACGGGCGCGCGCGCAAATTAAAGCCTATCTCGACGGCGAGCGCCCGGTGCTGCGCCGCGTGAAATGA
- a CDS encoding AraC family transcriptional regulator produces MAGPPESPFDADTEEERPLLIAVAHGEPDSLVAESHSHAYGQLAGAWRGLLTLGTETGQWVVPAVHAVWIPPHQVHSGRSHGPFDGWCVYIRPSICRDLPDRPVTMRTSGLLREAVLRMAQWKGQPLDDIRLPLAQVILNEIRTLPAESLGLPMPRDPRLLRIANALAEHPEDDRDLHAWASWAGVATRTLSRRFVSETGFTFTAWRQRARLLRSLEMLTENTPVTSVALDLGYDSISAFIALFRRTFGVTPGEYVRNATRVGNKQLF; encoded by the coding sequence ATGGCTGGTCCGCCCGAAAGCCCGTTTGATGCAGATACAGAAGAAGAACGGCCCCTGCTGATCGCGGTGGCACATGGCGAGCCCGACTCTCTGGTCGCCGAAAGCCACAGCCATGCTTACGGGCAATTGGCCGGCGCGTGGCGCGGCCTGCTCACGCTTGGCACCGAGACAGGGCAGTGGGTTGTGCCAGCCGTGCACGCTGTCTGGATCCCGCCGCATCAGGTCCATTCGGGCCGGTCGCACGGTCCCTTTGACGGCTGGTGTGTCTATATCCGGCCGTCGATTTGCCGGGACCTGCCCGATCGGCCTGTGACCATGCGAACATCCGGCCTGCTGCGAGAAGCGGTATTGCGCATGGCGCAGTGGAAAGGCCAGCCGCTGGACGACATACGTCTGCCTCTCGCACAGGTCATCCTCAACGAGATCCGGACGCTTCCCGCGGAGAGCTTGGGTCTGCCGATGCCGCGCGATCCGCGTTTATTACGAATTGCAAACGCCTTAGCCGAACACCCAGAAGACGATCGCGATCTCCACGCGTGGGCATCATGGGCGGGTGTCGCCACGCGAACCCTCAGCCGCCGTTTCGTATCGGAGACCGGCTTCACCTTCACCGCATGGCGTCAACGCGCGCGCTTGTTGCGATCGCTCGAGATGCTGACGGAAAACACGCCGGTGACGAGCGTCGCGCTCGATCTTGGCTATGACAGCATCAGCGCGTTCATCGCGCTGTTCCGACGAACATTTGGCGTGACACCAGGCGAGTATGTGCGGAATGCAACGAGGGTAGGAAACAAGCAGCTCTTTTAA
- a CDS encoding extensin family protein, translated as MRRLFFQHLFVQHLFVVVTVLTCAAAPAFAREKALPKSKPAAAPPTAPAQLSPAAAASATERKHGPVVPMEEFAAESDPSTTSRVADSKPEEPSACYTRIADRIAVIQSLAELAGPGDCGATDVVKLEAVIMPDKSRVTLTPPATLRCTMAEVVATWVREDLTASVAALGSAIRNLDNYASYDCRGRNRIAGAKISEHGMANAIDVRGIHLANGKFAGFTDRNFAFDFRETVRKQTCARFTTVLGPGSDGHHETHIHVDLAERRGGYRLCQWNVLAAVDEVPLPRPRPQEAP; from the coding sequence GTGCGACGTCTGTTCTTTCAACACCTGTTTGTCCAACACCTGTTTGTCGTTGTGACGGTTCTGACATGCGCGGCGGCTCCCGCGTTCGCGCGAGAGAAAGCCCTGCCGAAATCCAAGCCTGCAGCAGCGCCGCCGACTGCGCCCGCGCAACTGTCACCGGCCGCTGCCGCGTCGGCGACAGAACGCAAACACGGTCCCGTCGTCCCGATGGAAGAATTCGCGGCGGAGTCTGATCCGAGCACGACGTCCAGGGTAGCGGACAGCAAACCGGAAGAGCCTTCGGCCTGCTATACGCGCATCGCCGATCGTATCGCGGTGATCCAGTCACTGGCGGAACTGGCCGGGCCGGGGGATTGTGGCGCGACCGATGTGGTGAAGCTCGAAGCCGTCATCATGCCGGACAAGTCCAGGGTGACGCTCACGCCGCCTGCGACGCTTCGCTGCACGATGGCGGAAGTGGTGGCAACCTGGGTCCGAGAAGACCTGACGGCTTCTGTCGCGGCGCTCGGTTCGGCCATTCGCAATCTCGACAATTATGCGTCCTACGATTGCCGCGGCCGGAACCGCATTGCTGGCGCCAAAATCAGCGAGCATGGCATGGCCAATGCGATCGATGTCCGCGGTATTCACCTCGCCAACGGGAAATTCGCCGGGTTCACGGATCGCAATTTCGCCTTTGATTTCCGCGAGACCGTCCGCAAGCAGACCTGTGCCCGTTTTACGACGGTTCTTGGCCCAGGCTCCGATGGCCATCATGAAACCCATATTCACGTCGATCTGGCAGAGCGGCGCGGCGGTTACCGGCTGTGCCAGTGGAATGTGTTGGCTGCGGTTGACGAGGTTCCACTGCCGCGTCCGCGGCCCCAGGAAGCCCCGTGA
- a CDS encoding metallophosphoesterase, producing the protein MKPVRPADLLPAEEPPARTGISRRSLLLGGVGLVTVSGSAVAGYSGAEAAMMLGVTRYRLTPRGWPAGLKLSVTVIADIHAGGPNMGAARINEIVEVANNLNSDIVLLLGDYIATHRFVTEVVPAAVWSAELARLKAPLGVHAILGNHDWWFHLSQIRQALAQAKIPVMENTAVLLGEGQSRFWLAGLGDQIAHYISPGRFRGVDDLPKTMAQIKTDDPVLLMVHEPDIFVDVPDRVSLTLAGHTHGGQVRVPFIWPRFVPSMYGARFAYGHISEGGRDMIVSGGLGTSGLPIRLGVPPEIVRVDLGG; encoded by the coding sequence ATGAAGCCCGTCCGTCCTGCCGACCTATTGCCGGCCGAGGAGCCGCCTGCGCGCACCGGTATCAGCCGGCGGTCGCTGCTGCTGGGCGGCGTCGGACTTGTCACTGTGTCAGGATCTGCGGTTGCGGGCTATTCAGGCGCCGAGGCGGCGATGATGCTGGGGGTGACCCGTTATCGGCTCACCCCCCGTGGCTGGCCCGCCGGCTTGAAACTCAGTGTGACTGTCATTGCCGATATCCATGCCGGCGGACCGAATATGGGCGCTGCGCGCATCAACGAAATCGTCGAGGTCGCCAACAATCTGAATTCGGACATTGTCCTGTTGCTTGGCGATTACATCGCGACACACCGGTTCGTGACGGAGGTGGTGCCTGCCGCTGTGTGGTCGGCGGAGCTGGCGCGGCTCAAGGCACCGCTTGGTGTGCACGCGATCCTCGGCAATCACGACTGGTGGTTTCACCTGTCGCAGATCCGGCAGGCCCTGGCGCAAGCCAAGATCCCTGTCATGGAAAACACCGCCGTCCTGCTGGGCGAAGGGCAGTCACGCTTCTGGCTGGCCGGGCTGGGCGATCAGATCGCGCATTACATTTCGCCGGGTCGATTCAGGGGCGTCGACGATCTGCCAAAAACCATGGCGCAAATCAAAACCGACGATCCGGTTCTGTTGATGGTCCACGAGCCGGATATCTTCGTGGATGTACCTGATCGTGTGTCGCTGACGCTGGCCGGACACACGCATGGCGGCCAGGTCCGTGTGCCGTTCATCTGGCCGCGCTTTGTCCCGTCCATGTATGGCGCCCGTTTCGCCTACGGGCATATCTCGGAAGGTGGCCGCGACATGATCGTCTCAGGCGGCCTTGGCACTAGCGGTCTACCGATCCGGCTCGGCGTGCCGCCGGAAATCGTGCGCGTCGATCTGGGTGGGTAG
- the pdxH gene encoding pyridoxamine 5'-phosphate oxidase, which produces MTDTPAIQQSEPLRNGDFTESSEPLALFAAWLKEATQSEPNDPNAMAIATAGSDGFPDVRMVLLKGFDSQGFVFYTNLDSAKARELKERPEAALLFHWKSLRRQVRIRGHVEPVTDAEADAYFATRPRLAQIGAWASKQSAPLESRLAFEKAVAQVTARYPLGTIPRPPFWSGFRVVPISLEFWHDRPFRLHDRIVFAQSGDNKTWTKTRLYP; this is translated from the coding sequence ATGACAGATACACCAGCCATTCAACAGTCAGAACCGTTAAGGAACGGTGATTTCACAGAAAGCTCTGAGCCTTTGGCGCTGTTCGCGGCATGGCTGAAAGAAGCAACGCAATCCGAACCCAATGATCCCAATGCCATGGCGATCGCGACCGCGGGCTCCGACGGATTTCCGGACGTGCGCATGGTGCTGCTCAAGGGCTTCGATAGCCAGGGCTTCGTGTTTTACACAAACCTGGACAGCGCCAAGGCACGCGAACTGAAGGAACGGCCGGAGGCCGCCCTTCTTTTCCACTGGAAATCACTCCGCCGTCAGGTTCGCATCCGCGGCCATGTCGAGCCTGTGACCGACGCAGAGGCCGACGCCTACTTCGCGACGCGCCCACGCCTTGCGCAGATCGGTGCCTGGGCCAGCAAGCAATCGGCGCCGCTTGAAAGCCGGCTCGCATTCGAAAAAGCCGTTGCGCAAGTCACTGCGCGCTATCCGCTTGGAACAATTCCAAGACCGCCTTTCTGGTCCGGGTTTCGCGTCGTTCCTATATCACTCGAGTTTTGGCACGATCGCCCGTTCCGGCTGCACGATCGCATTGTCTTCGCGCAATCCGGAGACAATAAAACGTGGACAAAGACGCGCCTCTATCCGTGA
- a CDS encoding MSMEG_1061 family FMN-dependent PPOX-type flavoprotein codes for MSQAQPDILSDPAELDRLYAPPSPMIQKAVTRELLDFHRAYLRVASFFCLATGSDRGLDATPRGGQAGFVRVLDERTVAFADWPGNNRIESLRNLLKDDHAGLLFLFPGLDVFLRINGRAHISTTPGLLADLAEGQRQPKCAIVVVVEEVLFHCGKAINRAKLWDPASRIDRKTLPSVGTMLAALAELKDVSPDALDAHYDHSVKTELY; via the coding sequence ATGAGCCAAGCTCAGCCAGATATCCTTTCCGATCCCGCCGAACTGGATCGGCTCTATGCACCGCCGTCCCCGATGATCCAGAAAGCGGTGACGCGGGAACTTTTGGATTTTCACCGGGCCTATTTGCGTGTTGCGTCGTTCTTCTGCTTGGCGACTGGCAGCGACCGCGGACTGGATGCAACGCCGCGCGGCGGCCAGGCGGGCTTTGTGCGTGTACTCGACGAACGAACCGTGGCTTTTGCCGACTGGCCCGGAAATAACCGCATCGAGTCGCTCCGCAACCTGCTCAAGGACGACCACGCCGGTTTGTTGTTCCTGTTTCCGGGGCTGGACGTCTTTCTGCGCATCAATGGTCGTGCGCATATATCCACCACGCCCGGTCTCCTTGCCGATCTGGCGGAAGGGCAGCGCCAGCCCAAATGCGCAATCGTCGTCGTGGTGGAGGAGGTGCTGTTTCATTGCGGCAAGGCCATCAACCGCGCCAAGCTTTGGGATCCGGCGAGCCGGATCGACCGAAAGACGTTGCCTAGTGTCGGAACGATGTTGGCCGCGCTCGCGGAGCTGAAGGATGTATCGCCGGACGCGCTGGACGCGCATTACGACCATTCAGTCAAGACTGAGCTCTATTGA
- the solA gene encoding N-methyl-L-tryptophan oxidase, which yields MTHDVIVVGLGAMGSAALYHLTRQNLARQNIRVLGLERFEPGHERGSSHGRTRIIRHGYFEHPSYVPLVRRAAAMWRELEQQSGQSLMTVTGIAEIGNPDSELIKGTLAASREHELPHEILTARELMKLYPAFRIPEDFVAVLQPDGGFVQAEAGIRAHLRLAAAAGAEIHTGERVVAIEQFSTNVRVTTERGTFEAGSVIVSAGAWTKSLLPGLNLPLQATRQVLLWVKPAQPDLFRVGWFPVFMIESEDGIHYGFPLHAEDGLKIAKHHHAGEIVDPDSYDRTVSPADEASIMKPIHRFLPASAGPIVSARTCLYTMAPDEDFVIDRAPGQERIIVASPCSGHGFKFAPAIGQALAELALRGKTSFDLSRFRIGRFT from the coding sequence GTGACCCATGACGTAATCGTGGTTGGCCTCGGCGCGATGGGAAGCGCGGCGCTTTACCACCTGACCCGACAAAACTTGGCCCGGCAAAATATCCGCGTCCTCGGCCTTGAGCGTTTCGAACCTGGGCATGAGCGCGGATCGTCACATGGCCGGACACGGATCATCCGTCACGGCTATTTCGAACATCCGTCCTATGTGCCGCTTGTCCGTCGTGCCGCGGCGATGTGGCGCGAGCTCGAGCAGCAATCTGGCCAAAGCCTGATGACTGTCACCGGCATCGCTGAAATCGGCAACCCGGATTCGGAATTGATCAAAGGAACATTGGCCGCCTCGCGTGAGCATGAGCTTCCGCATGAAATCCTAACTGCGCGCGAATTGATGAAGCTCTATCCGGCCTTTCGCATTCCAGAGGATTTCGTTGCCGTTCTTCAGCCGGACGGCGGTTTCGTCCAGGCCGAAGCCGGCATCCGCGCGCATCTGAGACTTGCCGCTGCAGCCGGGGCGGAAATTCATACGGGTGAGCGTGTCGTTGCCATTGAACAGTTCAGCACCAACGTCCGGGTCACAACGGAGCGCGGCACATTCGAAGCGGGCTCTGTGATCGTCAGCGCCGGCGCGTGGACAAAGTCGCTGCTGCCGGGTCTCAACTTGCCGCTTCAGGCGACCCGGCAGGTGCTGCTCTGGGTCAAGCCGGCGCAACCCGATCTGTTCAGGGTCGGCTGGTTCCCAGTCTTCATGATCGAAAGCGAAGACGGCATTCATTACGGATTTCCGCTGCATGCCGAAGACGGATTGAAAATCGCCAAGCATCATCATGCCGGAGAAATTGTTGACCCGGACAGCTATGATCGCACCGTCTCGCCTGCCGATGAAGCGTCCATCATGAAACCGATCCATCGCTTCCTGCCGGCAAGCGCCGGTCCAATCGTGTCGGCAAGGACCTGCCTCTACACCATGGCGCCTGACGAAGATTTCGTGATCGACCGCGCCCCGGGCCAGGAGCGCATCATCGTTGCGTCGCCCTGTTCCGGACATGGCTTCAAGTTCGCGCCGGCCATCGGCCAGGCGCTGGCGGAACTGGCGCTGAGGGGAAAGACTTCGTTCGATCTCAGCAGGTTTCGCATCGGCCGCTTTACCTAG
- a CDS encoding DnaJ C-terminal domain-containing protein, producing MRDPYDVLGVPRGAAAGQIKSAFRKLAKKHHPDANKDDPKASARFAEANAAYEILGDEKKRKQFDAGEIDAEGKPRFTGFEGVHPGGFGGGSAGPDMHFETFSWGPQGGQQRSARGGFGGIDEILKEMMGGRARGRAGGTPFEPEEFAPAPGQDVTASVTISLSDLAHGGSRRVYLPTGKEVDVKIPVGLSDGQQIRLKGQGFVGAGGMPGDAIITVNIAKHPYFERDGSNVRLELPITLYEAVLGGKVRVPTLDGAVELAIPANTNSGRTFRLKGKGLPDKTGKGDLFATVRIVLPDQSDGELEELMRKWRDEKPYDPRKNLG from the coding sequence ATGCGCGACCCCTACGACGTTCTGGGGGTGCCGCGGGGGGCTGCGGCTGGCCAGATCAAGTCAGCCTTTCGAAAGCTTGCCAAGAAGCACCATCCCGACGCCAACAAGGATGACCCGAAAGCCTCTGCGCGTTTCGCTGAGGCCAATGCCGCCTATGAAATTCTCGGCGACGAGAAGAAGCGCAAGCAGTTCGACGCTGGTGAGATCGATGCCGAGGGTAAGCCGCGCTTTACTGGCTTTGAAGGCGTGCATCCCGGCGGTTTCGGTGGCGGCTCTGCTGGTCCCGACATGCATTTCGAAACATTCTCCTGGGGACCGCAAGGCGGCCAGCAGCGCAGCGCCCGTGGTGGCTTTGGCGGCATTGACGAAATTCTTAAGGAGATGATGGGGGGCCGCGCACGTGGCCGCGCCGGCGGTACGCCGTTCGAACCAGAGGAGTTTGCACCGGCGCCGGGTCAGGATGTGACCGCCTCCGTCACCATCTCGCTGTCCGACCTTGCGCATGGCGGTTCGCGCCGCGTCTATCTGCCGACCGGCAAGGAAGTGGATGTCAAAATTCCGGTTGGTCTTTCCGACGGACAACAGATCCGGCTCAAGGGCCAAGGCTTCGTCGGTGCCGGCGGCATGCCAGGCGATGCGATCATCACCGTGAATATCGCCAAACATCCGTATTTCGAGCGTGACGGTTCAAATGTGCGTCTTGAACTGCCGATTACGCTTTACGAAGCGGTGCTTGGCGGCAAGGTGCGCGTGCCGACACTCGATGGTGCCGTGGAGCTGGCGATTCCGGCCAACACCAATAGCGGCCGGACGTTCCGTCTCAAAGGCAAAGGCCTGCCGGACAAAACCGGCAAGGGCGATCTGTTTGCGACCGTGCGGATCGTGTTGCCTGACCAGAGCGATGGTGAGCTTGAAGAGCTGATGCGCAAGTGGCGGGACGAGAAGCCCTACGATCCGCGCAAGAATCTTGGCTAA
- a CDS encoding anti-sigma factor family protein, with amino-acid sequence MTDRESPVTEDELHAFVDGELPADRNAAVEAWLASHPDDAARVAAWKVQADAIRTRFGSTAHEAVPSHLKIESLLRSGRNWRAIAAAIAAAAFLIGGVAGWMARDTTEVTAAPGDPTDQIAQYALAAHKLYIGEIRHPVEVGATESHLTPWLSRRLGTSLRLPDFSAFDMKLLGGRLLPGENGPAALFMYENGNGDRITFYCTKLPAQQMSFRYYQSDNVAAIRWVVGDYGYVVSGPANKMRLKEFARAAFEQLENRAPPPPANRSSTEPVISRRGT; translated from the coding sequence ATGACCGATCGTGAATCACCCGTGACGGAAGACGAACTGCACGCCTTCGTTGACGGTGAATTGCCAGCCGACCGCAATGCCGCAGTCGAAGCATGGCTTGCATCGCATCCCGATGACGCGGCGCGCGTGGCCGCCTGGAAAGTACAGGCCGATGCGATCCGGACGCGCTTCGGCAGCACCGCGCATGAAGCCGTGCCGTCGCATTTGAAAATCGAGTCGTTGCTGCGCTCGGGCCGCAACTGGCGCGCTATCGCGGCGGCCATTGCCGCTGCTGCGTTTCTGATCGGCGGTGTCGCCGGCTGGATGGCCCGCGACACGACCGAGGTCACCGCGGCGCCTGGCGATCCGACCGATCAGATCGCGCAATACGCCTTGGCCGCACACAAATTATATATCGGCGAAATCCGCCATCCCGTGGAGGTCGGCGCAACCGAATCGCATCTGACGCCATGGCTGTCGCGCCGTCTTGGCACATCGCTGCGCCTCCCGGACTTTTCGGCCTTCGACATGAAGCTGCTTGGCGGCCGTCTGCTGCCCGGAGAAAACGGCCCGGCCGCCCTGTTCATGTACGAGAACGGCAACGGAGACCGGATTACCTTCTATTGCACCAAGCTGCCGGCCCAGCAAATGTCATTTCGTTATTATCAATCGGATAATGTCGCCGCGATCCGCTGGGTGGTCGGCGATTACGGCTATGTCGTCAGTGGCCCGGCCAACAAGATGCGACTCAAGGAATTTGCGAGGGCTGCATTCGAGCAGCTCGAAAACCGGGCTCCGCCGCCGCCGGCCAACCGCTCATCCACTGAGCCTGTGATCAGCCGGCGCGGCACGTAA
- a CDS encoding magnesium transporter CorA family protein gives MLTVYVLRGTALEPRILEGEKGLPAGLPEAAIWLDLLNPTLEEDRLVEKLVGAAIPTREEMQEIEISSRLYIENGARYMTATLMSQSDTPSPVTTPVSFILAGQRLVTVRYDEPRPFAMTRHKLGRACPSNVTGQTVLMDLLDAVIDRNADILERIGMEVDQVSQKVFETRRSRGGSSRVYQGILYTIGRKGDLTSKVRESLVSIGRLVLFLAQEGEDMRWSKEMRAQLKTMQRDTQSLSDHTTYLTNSITFLLDAMLGLVSIEQNNIIKLFSVVAVVMMPPTLVASIYGMNFEFMPELKWAAGYPLALIAMVISSVVPYLYFKWKKWL, from the coding sequence ATGCTGACTGTTTACGTTCTGCGAGGCACGGCTCTCGAGCCACGGATTCTGGAAGGCGAGAAGGGCCTGCCTGCAGGGCTGCCAGAGGCAGCCATCTGGCTCGATCTCCTCAACCCGACCCTTGAAGAAGACCGCTTGGTGGAAAAACTGGTTGGGGCTGCAATCCCGACCCGCGAGGAAATGCAGGAAATCGAGATTTCCAGCCGTCTCTATATCGAGAATGGTGCGCGCTACATGACTGCGACGTTGATGTCGCAATCGGATACGCCGTCTCCCGTCACCACGCCGGTTTCGTTTATTCTGGCAGGGCAGCGCCTGGTCACGGTGCGCTATGACGAGCCACGCCCATTCGCGATGACGCGCCATAAGCTTGGCCGCGCCTGTCCGTCCAATGTCACCGGGCAGACGGTGCTGATGGATTTGCTGGATGCCGTCATCGATCGCAACGCCGATATTCTTGAGCGCATCGGCATGGAGGTCGATCAGGTCTCGCAGAAGGTGTTCGAGACGCGCCGCAGCCGCGGTGGTTCGTCCCGCGTTTATCAGGGCATTTTGTACACGATCGGCCGAAAGGGCGATCTCACATCCAAAGTTCGTGAGAGCCTCGTCTCGATCGGCCGTCTGGTGCTGTTTCTCGCCCAAGAGGGAGAGGACATGCGCTGGTCGAAGGAAATGCGCGCGCAACTCAAGACGATGCAGCGAGATACCCAGTCGCTGTCGGACCATACGACTTATCTGACCAACAGCATCACCTTCTTGCTTGACGCTATGCTGGGTCTCGTCAGCATTGAACAGAACAATATCATCAAGCTGTTTTCGGTTGTCGCAGTCGTGATGATGCCGCCGACTCTTGTGGCCTCGATCTACGGCATGAACTTCGAGTTCATGCCGGAGCTGAAATGGGCGGCCGGCTATCCGCTCGCGCTGATCGCGATGGTTATATCGTCCGTGGTGCCTTATCTCTATTTCAAGTGGAAGAAGTGGCTTTAA
- a CDS encoding L,D-transpeptidase — protein sequence MRLLALLLVGLSVSGCVGTLSTATLEPASEANFKPRDRELLSKVPYAKATIPEPYRRHIVTYHRKESPGSIVVDSDSRFLYYVLPEGKAIRYGITVGEEALAFSGIAKVGRKAEWPTWVPTAAIKERLGPSIPNVVGPGPHNPLGARALYLYTGGKDTLYRIHGTNQPEYIGASVSSGCIRMTNEDVIDLYGRVKENTVVVVLAPKQGDSPTNPQVAFGMPDRFSIQ from the coding sequence ATGCGCCTGTTAGCGCTTCTCTTGGTCGGGCTTAGCGTTTCGGGCTGCGTCGGCACGCTCTCGACGGCGACGCTGGAACCTGCCTCAGAGGCGAACTTCAAGCCGCGCGATCGCGAACTGCTGTCCAAAGTGCCTTACGCCAAGGCGACGATTCCGGAGCCGTATCGGCGGCACATCGTCACCTATCATCGCAAGGAATCTCCGGGTTCGATCGTGGTCGATAGCGACTCCCGCTTCCTTTACTACGTGCTCCCGGAAGGTAAGGCGATCCGTTACGGCATTACCGTTGGTGAAGAGGCGCTTGCCTTCTCGGGCATCGCCAAGGTCGGCCGCAAGGCCGAATGGCCGACCTGGGTGCCGACCGCAGCGATCAAGGAACGGCTTGGGCCAAGTATCCCGAACGTCGTCGGCCCCGGCCCGCATAACCCGCTCGGCGCACGCGCGCTCTACCTTTACACAGGCGGCAAGGACACGTTGTACCGGATCCATGGCACCAACCAGCCTGAATATATCGGCGCCTCGGTGTCGTCCGGCTGCATCCGCATGACCAACGAGGATGTTATCGACCTCTATGGGCGGGTGAAGGAAAACACGGTGGTTGTGGTGCTGGCGCCGAAACAGGGCGATTCCCCGACCAATCCTCAGGTGGCCTTCGGCATGCCGGATCGCTTTTCGATCCAGTAA